A genomic stretch from Sphingomonas sp. HDW15A includes:
- a CDS encoding cupredoxin domain-containing protein, which produces MTFATIRLGSLAVASAALFLAAGPAVPATSATRVSVILTSHRFTPSPIHLSGGVPVRLTIANQSGETHDFYAPEFFYWSKVQRGKVPGGKLRLRSGERAIVTLTPRRGSYKLKCTRFGHAFLGMSTMIIVH; this is translated from the coding sequence GTGACATTCGCGACCATCAGATTGGGTAGTTTGGCCGTTGCGTCAGCGGCTCTTTTCCTGGCTGCTGGCCCTGCGGTTCCGGCCACATCGGCCACGCGCGTGTCAGTTATCCTGACCAGTCACCGCTTCACCCCATCGCCAATTCATCTTTCGGGCGGCGTTCCCGTCCGGCTGACCATCGCCAACCAGTCCGGCGAGACGCACGATTTTTACGCTCCGGAATTCTTCTACTGGTCGAAAGTCCAGCGCGGCAAGGTGCCGGGCGGCAAGCTTCGCTTGCGATCTGGCGAGCGGGCAATCGTCACCCTGACTCCGCGCCGCGGAAGCTACAAGCTGAAGTGCACGCGCTTTGGCCATGCCTTTCTCGGCATGTCGACGATGATCATCGTGCACTAA
- a CDS encoding DUF3597 domain-containing protein → MSFWDKIRDKILPPSSDKNETTIDDLRDKGMLDGPNTRTGTATTPQMQAQPQSNATVDVEQVLEAKLSKKGNPDLNWRTSIVDLMKLLDIDFNLDNRNELAEELGYTGARDGSAEMNIWLHKEVMRRLAANGGTVPANLTD, encoded by the coding sequence ATGAGTTTCTGGGACAAGATTCGCGACAAGATTCTGCCGCCGAGCAGCGACAAGAACGAGACCACGATCGACGACCTTCGCGACAAGGGAATGCTCGATGGCCCGAACACCCGGACCGGCACGGCAACCACCCCGCAAATGCAGGCTCAGCCGCAGTCAAACGCCACGGTGGACGTTGAGCAGGTGCTCGAGGCGAAGCTTTCCAAGAAGGGCAACCCGGACCTCAATTGGCGGACGTCGATCGTCGATTTGATGAAGCTGCTCGACATCGATTTCAATCTCGACAATCGCAACGAGCTCGCGGAAGAGCTTGGTTACACCGGTGCACGCGACGGAAGTGCGGAAATGAACATTTGGCTCCATAAGGAAGTTATGCGCCGCCTTGCCGCGAACGGCGGGACCGTCCCCGCCAATCTCACCGACTGA